The Lactuca sativa cultivar Salinas chromosome 2, Lsat_Salinas_v11, whole genome shotgun sequence genome includes the window NNNNNNNNNNNNNNNNNNNNNNNNNNNNNNNNNNNNNNNNNNNNNNNNNNNNNNNNNNNNNNNNNNNNNNNNNNNNNNNNNNNNNNNNNNNNNNNNNNNNNNNNNNNNNNNNNNNNNNNNNNNNNNNNNNNNNNNNNNNNNNNNNNNNNNNNNNNNNNNNNNNNNNNNNNNNNNNNNNNNNNNNNNNNNNNNACCGAAGGTGTCTAAAATCCAAAAAACATATCTAAAATTTCAAATCCCCCTCTTTCTTCTTTCATCCTCGGAGAGAAACATTCACCACAAGTGCCATCTTTATCTCATATCTTCAAGCACAACACCAACTATCTTCCACTCAAGTGATCATCAACCAACCAACGAattataaaccctaaatcaacgTGTCACTATTCGACTACCAACAGTGAGTCTATTTTAACTTAATGAAGACGTAAATTGCAACTTCCCCTGTTTCAGAGAGCCCTGATTGAATCTTGTGTTGATGGAGAAATTGGTATTCGCTAAAGAGCTTCACGCTCGGTTGATTAAAACTCATCTCAACACTGACTCATCATCGATATTTCCCGTAATCCAATCCTATTCTCTTCAGCCAAGTAAATTGCAGAAAACCCTTTTCATATTTGACCAAATTGAAAGACCCACTTTATCTATTTGGAACATTCTGATTCGATGCGTCGCGCAGAGCGATCGTCCTGTTTTTGCACTTCATTTGTTTGATGAAATGCGCGACCGTGGATTGATAGGAAATAACCTGACCTCTATCTATGTTTTAAAAGCTTGTGGTCGTGCTCAAGATGCTAGCTATGGAGGGAAAATTCACGCACATTCGTTTAAGATGGGGTTCAGATCGTATCTTTATGTTTGCAACTCACTAATTCATATGTATGCTTCATGCAAGCGGTTGGAATGTGCGAAGAgagtgttcgatgaaatgcctgagAGAGACTTGGTTTCTTGGAACTCCATGATTTGTGGGTATAGTCAATCTAACAGATATAAAGAGGTTTTACGTCTTTTTGATCTTCTCCAAGAAGCTGATCTGATCGCTGATTCAGTAACAATGGTGAAGGTTATATCAGCATGCATCAACATAGGTGACAAGAGCATTGGATTGTCCATGGCTAAGTACATTAAAGATAATACCATTAAAATGGATGTTTACCTTGGAAACACTTTAATCGATATGCATGGAAGACATGGTTCAATGGATTTAGCTCGTGAAGTATTTGATGAAATGGAGGAACGAAATGTGGTTTCCTGGAATGCCATGATCTCAGGTTATGCAAAAGCAGGCGACTTGACCGATGCACGGAAGCTATTTGATAAAATGCCAAAAAGAGATGTCATTTCATGGACTACTATGATCACTGGTTACTCTCAAAGTTCTCAATTCTCTGATGCATTAACTCTCTTTATCGACATGATGAACACAAACATTAAACCTGATGAAATCACAGTTGCTAGCGTGCTCTCTGCTTGTGCTCATCTAGGCTCAATCGATATGGGCAAATCCGTCCATGACTACATTTGTAAAAACAACATAAAACAGGATTTATACGTTGGGAACTCTTTGATCGATATGTACTGTAAATGTGGTTCAACAGAGAAGGCATTGGAAGTGTTTGGAGAAATGGAACACAAAGATTCAGTTTCCTGGACCTCAGTCATTTCAGGACTTGCTGTGAATGGAAATGCCAATTACGCCCTTGACCTCTTCTCCAAGATGAACACTAAGCCAACTCATGGAACATTTGTAGGGGTGTTGCTTGCTTGTGCTCATGCTGGCATGGTGGATAAAGGTTTGGAGTATTTTGAGAGCATGAAAAGGGAGTATGGATTGCATCCAGAAATGAAACATTATGGATGTGTGGTTGATATGTTGAGTAGATCAGGTGATGTTGAAAGAGCATATGAGTTTATGAAAGAAATGCCAATGGATCCAGATGTGATAATATGGAGGATGTTACTAGGTGCTTGTAGGCTTCAAGGAAACATAGTCATAGGAGAGATTGCCACTAACAGACTCCTTGAATTGGATCCTGATAACAGCGGGAATTATGTTCTTTCATCAAACATTTATGCAACTGCTGAGAGATGGGATGATGCTATGAAAATgagaaatttattaaaaaaaggcCATGTGTTCAAACCATTAGGCTGGAGTTCTACACAAGTTTAAGACAATCTCGGATACAAAACATACATTACAAAAGTATACATATAAGAAAACTTAATGTAATATTTATTGTCTAGTCCCTATACAAGACAACATACTTTAACAAATCAGCCTCAAAGATTAAACATAACCTTAATTGCATTACCACCCTGAGCACTTGTTTCAAATGCTTTCTCCACATCTTGTTGTGTAAACTTGTATCTGTGAGTTATAAGTGGCATCACATCAATCTTTTTGGTTCTCAGAAGCTCGATACATAGTGGCCATGTGTTTCTGTATCTAAATATCCCAATAACATCAATTTCCCTGTCATCAAACATTCATGTCATCAatttctctgtgtgtgtgtgtgtgtgtgtgtgaagtaAAATGTAAATGAAAGAACCTTGAAGCTGCAGCAACCAAAGGGATGGTCATCTGAGTTTGTCCCAATCCCACAAGGCAGACTTTACCACCAGCCCGGGTGGCATTCAGAGCCGTTGacattgttttatcaaacccaacACAGTCAAAGCTTATGTCCACACTCTCACCCATGGCTTCAAAAATCATTGTTGTTTCCTTTTCTATATCCTGTCCAATAAAATAAACAAACGTACATTAATTAAAGACttgataatttatttaaatataatatcttgaaatttttctttaaaaaaaaaaaaaaaaaaaaacctggaTGTTTTTTGAGACTTGAATGGTGGCATCTGCACCAAGGTCCTTTGCGAATGATAATCGAAGTTCATCGACGTCAGCAACTATGATTTTGGGTGCTCCAAATGCACGGGCTGCCAGCATGGTTACAAGCCCAATAGGCCCAGCTCCAAAGATCAACACTTTAGTATCTGGGCTCACATTGGCCCTTCTACAAGCATGTACACCAACGCTAAGTGGCTCACACATGGCACCTTCTTCCAAGCTCACATTATCAGGCAACTTAAACACCAGATTTTCAGGATGAATCACCTGTGAATTATTATTCTTTAGATATATTCTGCATTTAGCAACAGGAGATTAACTAGGTTTACCTGATTTGCAAGAGCGCCGTTGGTTGGGGGAGAACCGAAGAACTTCATCTTTTTGCATAAATTGTAGCTTCCATTTTTGCAAAGATTACAGCTTTGGCAACTGATACCAGGCTCCAGGGCTACTCGATCACCCACTGCTACACTTTTCACGTTGTGCCCGATTTCTTTGATGATTCCAGCACATTCATGTCCGATTACCATTGGTTTTTTCACTATGAAATTTGCAACTCGCATGTTCTAAATAATCAAATCGTAATCGATGAACTGAATTAATTAAGCATCTGTCTGGGATACGAATTAGAAGGGAGGTTTACGTTTACGTACCTTGAAGTGATGAACATCACTCCCACAAATTCCGAGAGCCTTGATCTCGACTTTTACATCGTTAGGGCCTAAATCGTTGAACAAAAATCAAGTGTAAGAAGATTCTGTAGAATGTTTTACCCTGTTTGCATCTTAAGTTTTGTAATTGGAGTGTAGAGTATTTTGATTCAATTTTTGTTGCAGGTGAAATGATTGGGAAAGAAGAAGAACCTAGAGGAGGAAGATGATAAGGTTGAATTTGCAGGTTCTTGATTCCAAGAAGCCAAGCTGCCATGTTCGTTTCTTCACCACCTTCATTCTCATTCTCTTGTGTGTGGCTGTGCATCATCTTTCAGAAAGCAGCAGTCCAACTGTCGAAGTTGATTAGTGGTTGGTTTGATTTGAAGTTTTGGACATGATAAACCTTTTTCTCACGACTACTAATCATTGAGACGAAAAATCAAAAAGTACACGAGAATAATGTGTACCTCATCTCCAGCTCCACTGTAAATCAGAAAGTAAGCTCATTGATATTTTATTTTGGCTATAATAATATTACAACAAATATAAAATAGcgtaatttattattttataataaattttattttagagATTAATGTATtacataagttaaaaaaaaaaaaaaattaaaatacgaAGCTCTAAACTTTTGAGAAatttgatttataaaaaaaatattgaattattataattaaagtgtatttttctcttttaaattaaaaaaaataataatttagataaataaacaaagaaaactaATCGGacattaattttgaaattttgaaattagaaagaaatttttttaataaaattgatatcatACAACTAGTTGACTAAGGAAAGAAATTAAAGAATATACGAGAATGAGAtatatctactctaataaataaatatgtttttttgtcatatgtcacgCTCATTCAATTTgttaaatgtcattttgtggttattttgaattaatttattttGTATATGTCATTTGATTGGTTTTTTTCTGTTTTAATAAATTTTACATAATACTTTAACGTAATAAatacaataaatataataataaatgaatatcaatttcattaatgaatttatcttcttatttcaaaattctcaaattatAGCTTAttggtttattttgtttatttatttaaatttaaaagataaacaaatcaattttaataattcattatttttcttatttttttataaat containing:
- the LOC111903236 gene encoding pentatricopeptide repeat-containing protein At2g22410, mitochondrial, producing the protein MEKLVFAKELHARLIKTHLNTDSSSIFPVIQSYSLQPSKLQKTLFIFDQIERPTLSIWNILIRCVAQSDRPVFALHLFDEMRDRGLIGNNLTSIYVLKACGRAQDASYGGKIHAHSFKMGFRSYLYVCNSLIHMYASCKRLECAKRVFDEMPERDLVSWNSMICGYSQSNRYKEVLRLFDLLQEADLIADSVTMVKVISACINIGDKSIGLSMAKYIKDNTIKMDVYLGNTLIDMHGRHGSMDLAREVFDEMEERNVVSWNAMISGYAKAGDLTDARKLFDKMPKRDVISWTTMITGYSQSSQFSDALTLFIDMMNTNIKPDEITVASVLSACAHLGSIDMGKSVHDYICKNNIKQDLYVGNSLIDMYCKCGSTEKALEVFGEMEHKDSVSWTSVISGLAVNGNANYALDLFSKMNTKPTHGTFVGVLLACAHAGMVDKGLEYFESMKREYGLHPEMKHYGCVVDMLSRSGDVERAYEFMKEMPMDPDVIIWRMLLGACRLQGNIVIGEIATNRLLELDPDNSGNYVLSSNIYATAERWDDAMKMRNLLKKGHVFKPLGWSSTQV
- the LOC111903237 gene encoding L-idonate 5-dehydrogenase, which encodes MMHSHTQENENEGGEETNMAAWLLGIKNLQIQPYHLPPLGPNDVKVEIKALGICGSDVHHFKNMRVANFIVKKPMVIGHECAGIIKEIGHNVKSVAVGDRVALEPGISCQSCNLCKNGSYNLCKKMKFFGSPPTNGALANQVIHPENLVFKLPDNVSLEEGAMCEPLSVGVHACRRANVSPDTKVLIFGAGPIGLVTMLAARAFGAPKIIVADVDELRLSFAKDLGADATIQVSKNIQDIEKETTMIFEAMGESVDISFDCVGFDKTMSTALNATRAGGKVCLVGLGQTQMTIPLVAAASREIDVIGIFRYRNTWPLCIELLRTKKIDVMPLITHRYKFTQQDVEKAFETSAQGGNAIKVMFNL